The Candidatus Koribacter versatilis Ellin345 genome has a segment encoding these proteins:
- a CDS encoding SDR family NAD(P)-dependent oxidoreductase: MNTPPRTALVTGASSGIGLELARQFAIGHYDLVLVARNRARMMEIGADFQNAYGVNVRIATKDLAHGKAPQELFDELHEAGVKIHTLVNNAGFGGYGEFATSDLQHELEMMQLNMVSLTHLTKLFLPQIIAAKGGVLNVASTAAFQPGPLMAVYYATKAYVLSFSEALAEELASRGVKVSVLCPGPVPSGFQDRANLHGSPMLQSPAVLDAAAVAKIGYDGLQAGKRVVIAGKLNKIGVHMLRVSPRNVVTKMVKKIQEKKH, encoded by the coding sequence ATGAACACTCCCCCACGTACAGCTTTAGTAACGGGCGCGTCGAGCGGTATTGGACTGGAACTTGCGCGTCAATTCGCCATTGGACATTACGACCTTGTGTTGGTAGCCCGAAACCGCGCACGGATGATGGAGATCGGCGCGGACTTTCAGAACGCTTACGGAGTGAATGTGCGGATCGCAACGAAGGATTTGGCGCATGGCAAAGCTCCGCAAGAGTTGTTCGATGAACTGCATGAGGCCGGCGTGAAGATCCATACGCTGGTCAACAATGCCGGTTTCGGCGGCTATGGAGAGTTTGCGACATCCGACTTGCAGCACGAGTTGGAGATGATGCAGCTCAACATGGTGTCGTTGACCCACCTGACCAAGCTGTTCTTGCCGCAGATCATCGCTGCGAAGGGTGGGGTTCTGAATGTGGCCTCGACAGCCGCGTTTCAACCGGGACCGCTCATGGCCGTGTATTACGCAACCAAGGCGTACGTGTTGAGCTTCTCGGAGGCACTGGCGGAAGAACTTGCCTCGAGAGGGGTTAAGGTGAGCGTGCTGTGTCCGGGGCCGGTGCCGAGTGGGTTCCAAGACCGGGCTAACCTCCATGGTTCACCGATGCTGCAATCGCCGGCGGTACTGGATGCGGCGGCCGTGGCAAAGATCGGATATGACGGATTGCAGGCCGGCAAGCGGGTAGTGATCGCAGGCAAGCTGAACAAGATTGGCGTGCACATGCTGCGGGTGTCGCCGAGGAATGTGGTCACGAAGATGGTGAAAAAGATCCAGGAGAAGAAGCACTAA
- a CDS encoding tagatose 1,6-diphosphate aldolase — protein MTLTPGKLAGMKAVSNERGVIAAAAMDQRGSLKKALGANATDRNLEEFKEIVTEVLTQHASAILLDPEFGLSAAKHRAKNSGLLLAYEKTGYDKQTPGRLPDLLDVWSVRRIKEAGGDCVKILLYYAPADPKRINDHKHAWTERIGDECRANDIPFFLEIIGYEEGMDEKGVDYAKKKPEIVKAYMKEFSNPRYGVDVLKLEVPINMQFVEGTKSFKGQKAYTVDEAKEHFRDSAKATNLPFIYLSAGVSNAEFIETLELVSGSGVKYNGVLCGRATWKDGIPIYAQHGGKAFHEWISTEGVQNINNVNKALESASSWFPIYGVEKAGAGR, from the coding sequence GTGACGTTAACCCCCGGAAAGCTTGCCGGAATGAAGGCCGTATCGAATGAGCGCGGCGTGATTGCTGCCGCCGCAATGGACCAGCGCGGTTCGCTGAAAAAGGCGCTGGGCGCGAACGCGACCGATCGCAACCTGGAAGAGTTCAAGGAAATCGTGACCGAAGTTTTGACGCAGCATGCGTCGGCGATTTTGCTTGATCCTGAGTTTGGATTGAGTGCGGCGAAGCATCGTGCGAAGAACTCGGGTTTGCTGCTCGCTTACGAGAAGACTGGCTACGACAAGCAGACGCCAGGACGCTTGCCTGATTTGCTTGATGTGTGGTCAGTGCGGCGGATCAAGGAAGCTGGCGGAGATTGCGTGAAGATCCTGCTGTATTACGCACCGGCTGATCCGAAGCGCATCAACGATCATAAACACGCATGGACAGAGCGCATTGGCGACGAGTGCCGGGCGAATGACATTCCCTTCTTCCTCGAGATTATCGGCTATGAAGAAGGCATGGACGAGAAGGGCGTTGATTACGCCAAGAAGAAGCCGGAAATCGTGAAGGCTTACATGAAGGAGTTCTCGAACCCGCGCTATGGCGTGGACGTGCTGAAGCTCGAAGTGCCGATCAATATGCAATTCGTGGAAGGCACGAAGTCGTTCAAGGGGCAGAAGGCGTACACGGTTGACGAAGCGAAGGAACACTTCCGCGACTCGGCGAAGGCGACGAATTTGCCGTTCATCTATTTGTCGGCAGGCGTGAGCAATGCGGAGTTCATCGAGACGCTGGAATTGGTGTCAGGGAGCGGCGTGAAGTACAACGGCGTGCTCTGCGGACGCGCCACCTGGAAGGACGGGATTCCGATCTACGCGCAGCACGGCGGCAAAGCCTTCCATGAATGGATCAGCACGGAAGGCGTGCAGAACATCAATAACGTGAACAAGGCGCTGGAGTCGGCGAGCTCGTGGTTCCCGATTTATGGAGTGGAGAAGGCGGGAGCGGGGCGGTAA
- the fba gene encoding class II fructose-bisphosphate aldolase (catalyzes the reversible aldol condensation of dihydroxyacetonephosphate and glyceraldehyde 3-phosphate in the Calvin cycle, glycolysis, and/or gluconeogenesis) — MPLCSMRQVLDEAAKGNYGVGAFNVNNMEQIQAIMEAARETQSPVIIQASRGARSYSQDKFLYHLMLAAAELYPEIPLVMHLDHGNSVETCKSAIDLGFTSVMMDGSLMPDGKTPSTFEYNVKATRAVVELAHDKGVTVEGEIGVLGGIEDGHGAGGTGLEHITDPEQAVEFVEKTGLDALAIAIGTSHGAYKFNKKPDGSVLKMQRLIEIHKRLPNTHLVMHGSSSVPKDLQDVINQYGGQLKPTWGVPVEEIQLGIRNGVRKVNVDTDNRLAITGAIRKVFIETPEKFDPRDYLKPAREAMKKVVAQRMKEFGQAGHAGDYAPISLSDYASKYAANALVAAR, encoded by the coding sequence ATGCCTCTCTGCTCAATGCGCCAAGTCCTCGACGAAGCCGCAAAAGGGAACTACGGCGTCGGTGCTTTCAACGTGAACAATATGGAGCAAATCCAGGCCATCATGGAGGCCGCTCGCGAAACCCAATCGCCGGTCATCATCCAGGCCAGCCGCGGTGCCCGCTCCTATTCGCAGGACAAGTTCCTCTATCACCTTATGCTTGCCGCCGCGGAACTCTATCCCGAGATCCCGCTCGTCATGCACCTCGACCACGGCAACTCCGTCGAGACCTGCAAGTCTGCCATCGACCTCGGCTTCACCTCCGTCATGATGGACGGCTCCCTCATGCCCGATGGCAAAACGCCCTCGACGTTTGAATACAACGTGAAAGCCACCCGTGCAGTCGTGGAATTGGCGCACGACAAGGGCGTCACGGTCGAAGGCGAAATCGGCGTTCTCGGCGGTATTGAAGACGGACACGGCGCCGGCGGCACCGGACTCGAACACATCACTGATCCCGAACAGGCCGTCGAATTCGTGGAGAAAACCGGACTCGATGCGCTGGCCATCGCCATCGGCACCAGTCACGGCGCCTACAAATTCAATAAGAAGCCCGACGGCTCCGTGCTGAAGATGCAACGCCTCATCGAGATCCACAAGCGACTGCCCAACACCCACCTCGTGATGCACGGCTCCTCCAGCGTCCCCAAGGACCTGCAGGATGTCATCAACCAGTACGGCGGGCAGTTGAAGCCGACCTGGGGCGTTCCAGTCGAAGAGATCCAACTCGGCATCCGCAACGGCGTCCGCAAGGTCAACGTGGATACCGACAATCGCCTCGCCATCACCGGCGCTATCCGGAAGGTCTTCATCGAGACGCCGGAGAAGTTCGATCCTCGCGACTACCTGAAGCCAGCGCGCGAAGCCATGAAGAAGGTCGTCGCGCAGCGCATGAAGGAATTCGGGCAAGCCGGACACGCCGGCGATTACGCTCCGATCTCCCTAAGCGATTACGCCAGTAAATACGCGGCGAACGCACTGGTAGCAGCCCGGTAA
- the bla gene encoding class A beta-lactamase, giving the protein MLAHMIVLAAAAATCSPEFLTKTVKTAAHPANGKVGVSAKVLDSSQTISFHGNKNFPMQSVYKLPIAIFTLRRVQEGKIKLDQVVKVDEDDLIPAAGNSPLRDKHPRGGEFTIEDLLRRAIVDSDGSASDVLLKQIGGTREVRRYLKSQKIKGIRVQHTEEQLIENTHLQYSDSAKPDAMVDLLERLQQGKLLDTENTARLVGWMKETDTGKDRIRAKLPSGTVADKTGSSGTKDGLTPATNDVALVTLPNGNHFAIAIFVTDSKADTKTRNLVIANIAHEVWSCWAEETK; this is encoded by the coding sequence ATGCTTGCCCATATGATCGTTCTTGCTGCTGCGGCCGCGACATGCAGCCCGGAATTCCTGACTAAGACGGTGAAGACTGCCGCCCATCCGGCCAACGGAAAGGTCGGGGTTAGCGCCAAAGTGCTGGATTCGTCGCAAACCATATCCTTCCACGGGAACAAGAATTTCCCGATGCAGAGCGTCTACAAGCTGCCCATAGCGATCTTCACCCTACGCCGGGTGCAGGAGGGCAAGATCAAGCTCGACCAGGTCGTGAAGGTGGATGAGGACGATCTCATCCCCGCAGCCGGCAATAGCCCCCTACGCGACAAGCATCCACGCGGCGGCGAATTCACCATCGAGGACCTGCTGCGGCGAGCGATTGTGGACAGCGATGGTTCGGCTTCGGATGTCCTGCTGAAACAGATTGGCGGTACGCGAGAGGTGCGTCGGTATTTGAAGTCGCAGAAGATCAAAGGCATCCGAGTGCAGCACACGGAAGAGCAGTTGATCGAGAACACGCACTTGCAGTATTCCGACTCGGCGAAACCTGACGCGATGGTGGATCTACTCGAGCGTCTCCAGCAAGGCAAGCTGCTGGATACGGAAAACACCGCGCGCCTCGTGGGATGGATGAAGGAGACGGACACTGGAAAAGACCGCATCCGGGCGAAGCTGCCGTCAGGAACTGTTGCCGATAAAACAGGAAGTTCGGGTACGAAGGATGGTCTGACTCCAGCGACGAACGACGTCGCACTCGTGACCTTGCCGAACGGGAACCACTTCGCGATCGCGATCTTCGTTACGGATTCGAAGGCTGATACGAAGACGAGAAACCTTGTAATCGCCAATATTGCGCATGAGGTTTGGAGTTGCTGGGCGGAGGAGACGAAATGA
- a CDS encoding response regulator — protein sequence MNRWAMEERPILIVEDNPRERELIASALIGYELSGNVMSMSCGAELLDYIARRGSYHSRRTVPSLVILDLDLEDMHGLELLRAIRHDREMGAVPVVIFSGSDSALDAAVARELRADGFVVKPTDFHDLQTTVRSLAVFWASQVRKTAPTGTSNND from the coding sequence ATGAATCGTTGGGCCATGGAAGAGAGACCGATCCTGATCGTCGAAGACAATCCGCGCGAACGCGAACTCATTGCTTCCGCCTTAATCGGCTATGAGCTGAGCGGCAATGTCATGAGCATGAGTTGCGGCGCCGAGTTGTTGGATTACATCGCTCGCCGCGGTTCATACCACAGCCGCAGGACGGTGCCATCACTCGTCATCCTCGACCTTGATCTTGAGGACATGCACGGTCTTGAGTTGCTAAGGGCCATCCGTCACGACCGCGAGATGGGTGCCGTGCCGGTTGTCATCTTCTCAGGGTCCGACAGCGCTCTCGACGCCGCCGTGGCTCGTGAACTTCGGGCAGACGGCTTCGTCGTCAAGCCCACCGACTTCCACGATCTTCAAACCACCGTCCGCAGCCTGGCGGTGTTCTGGGCCTCGCAGGTTCGCAAAACCGCCCCAACAGGGACAAGCAACAATGACTAG
- a CDS encoding response regulator, with the protein MTSKRRSILCVDDEERDLQLQRATFEDAGFHVAVARDLAQVNHALKQHDVEAVVLDYRLLNADPIHVAISVRKQFPRMPIVILSGYVEDIPEYFKRAVDACMTKHEDREHWVNTLYAQLGSQYGAGANGD; encoded by the coding sequence ATGACTAGCAAGAGACGGTCAATTCTTTGTGTGGATGATGAGGAACGCGACCTCCAACTACAGCGCGCCACCTTCGAAGACGCCGGTTTTCATGTGGCTGTCGCCCGCGACCTCGCACAAGTGAACCACGCCCTCAAGCAGCATGACGTTGAGGCCGTCGTGCTCGACTACCGCCTGCTCAACGCGGATCCCATCCACGTGGCCATTTCCGTGCGCAAACAGTTTCCGCGGATGCCCATCGTGATTCTCTCCGGCTACGTGGAAGACATTCCCGAGTACTTCAAGCGCGCAGTAGACGCCTGCATGACCAAGCACGAAGACCGGGAACACTGGGTCAATACGTTGTACGCGCAACTCGGCAGCCAGTACGGCGCCGGCGCGAATGGCGACTAG
- a CDS encoding amidohydrolase: MKAFWAVVLLCLSSVPFFGANPPADLKAKVDQLLPQLRAFYIDLHQSPELSLHEENTAAKLAAGLRKLGFEVTEHVGGTGVVGVLKNGDGPVVLIRTELDALPVEEQTGLPYASKVKTKNASGQEVSVMHACGHDLHMASWLGTATLLSQNKSLWHGTLLMIGQPAEEIGAGADAMIKDGLLTRFPKPDYSIAVHDDSAMPAGQVDVTGGPVFAAAASVKITIYGRGGHGAQPQTTVDPIVIAARTILSLQTIVSRELSPLDPAVVTVGAIHGGTKNNIIPDKVEMLLTVRAFKPEVHKHILESITRITKAEAAAAGAPQEPKIEASEALRFTTNDPALAARLASVLTPVLAKNNILTDQRRMVSEDFGAFGNAAGVPSVLMLIGAVPPEKFAEAQKTGDPLPSLHSSQWAPDLEPAMRTAILTEVTSALDLFSGTK; this comes from the coding sequence ATGAAGGCTTTCTGGGCCGTCGTCCTGTTATGTCTTTCTTCCGTCCCGTTTTTTGGGGCCAATCCTCCTGCAGATTTAAAAGCGAAAGTCGACCAGTTGCTACCACAGCTGCGCGCTTTCTACATTGACCTTCATCAATCCCCGGAGCTTTCTCTTCACGAGGAAAATACGGCAGCCAAGCTGGCTGCGGGACTCCGCAAGCTTGGCTTTGAAGTCACGGAACATGTGGGTGGAACTGGCGTAGTCGGCGTGCTCAAGAATGGCGACGGCCCGGTCGTGCTGATCCGGACGGAGCTCGATGCATTGCCCGTGGAAGAACAGACGGGACTTCCCTACGCCAGCAAAGTGAAGACGAAGAACGCCAGCGGGCAGGAAGTGTCGGTGATGCATGCTTGCGGACACGATCTTCACATGGCAAGTTGGCTCGGAACAGCGACACTGCTGAGCCAGAACAAATCGCTGTGGCACGGCACGCTGCTGATGATCGGACAGCCGGCCGAAGAGATTGGCGCGGGTGCCGACGCAATGATCAAGGATGGGTTGCTTACGCGTTTTCCCAAGCCCGATTACTCCATCGCCGTACACGATGACTCCGCGATGCCGGCAGGTCAGGTCGATGTCACCGGCGGCCCGGTATTTGCCGCTGCTGCCTCGGTGAAGATCACGATCTACGGCAGAGGCGGGCATGGCGCTCAGCCGCAAACTACGGTGGATCCGATTGTTATTGCCGCGAGAACCATCCTTAGCTTGCAGACGATCGTCTCCCGCGAACTCAGTCCGCTGGATCCGGCGGTGGTGACGGTTGGTGCGATCCACGGTGGCACCAAAAACAACATCATCCCCGACAAAGTGGAAATGCTGCTGACCGTGCGAGCATTCAAGCCCGAGGTCCATAAGCACATCCTGGAGTCGATTACGCGGATCACCAAAGCGGAAGCGGCGGCGGCGGGTGCGCCTCAGGAACCGAAAATCGAGGCAAGCGAGGCGTTGCGCTTCACTACCAACGACCCGGCACTGGCGGCGCGCCTTGCCAGCGTGTTGACGCCGGTGTTGGCAAAGAACAACATTCTCACGGATCAACGGCGCATGGTGTCGGAAGACTTCGGTGCATTCGGAAATGCCGCAGGCGTTCCCAGCGTCCTGATGCTCATTGGCGCCGTGCCCCCGGAAAAATTTGCGGAGGCGCAGAAAACCGGAGATCCGTTGCCTTCATTGCATTCTTCACAGTGGGCACCGGACCTCGAACCGGCAATGCGCACAGCAATCCTTACAGAAGTTACCTCGGCTTTGGATTTGTTCTCTGGTACAAAGTAA
- a CDS encoding SDR family oxidoreductase produces MKVALITAASKGIGAGIAKELASQGYRVALLARSEAVHQVADQLGGIAVTGSVTQFESVERLVTTAMEKWGRVDAVVNNTGHPPKGGLLELSDDQWHEGYLLIVESAMRMARLVTPIMERQGSGAFVSISSYAAIKPELARPVSSVMRAALGAWTKLHAEYCAPKGIRVNAVMPGFVDSYEVAAETIATIPMGRVGRVEELAKMVAWLLSEDASYVTGQTMLLDGGMVKGL; encoded by the coding sequence ATGAAAGTCGCCCTGATCACTGCCGCAAGCAAAGGCATTGGGGCTGGGATTGCAAAGGAACTGGCCAGTCAAGGCTATCGAGTAGCGCTGCTCGCGCGCTCCGAGGCAGTGCACCAGGTTGCCGATCAATTGGGTGGAATCGCCGTGACAGGGTCGGTCACGCAGTTCGAGAGCGTCGAACGACTGGTGACCACCGCTATGGAGAAATGGGGACGGGTTGACGCGGTGGTGAACAACACTGGGCATCCGCCGAAAGGTGGGTTGCTGGAACTGAGCGATGACCAGTGGCATGAGGGCTATCTACTGATCGTCGAGAGCGCAATGCGTATGGCCAGACTGGTTACGCCGATCATGGAACGACAAGGCTCAGGCGCATTCGTTTCGATCTCCAGCTACGCGGCGATAAAGCCGGAGTTGGCGCGGCCGGTATCGAGCGTTATGCGTGCGGCCCTCGGCGCGTGGACGAAACTTCATGCTGAGTATTGCGCGCCGAAAGGGATCCGCGTGAACGCGGTGATGCCGGGTTTTGTGGACAGTTACGAGGTTGCAGCGGAGACTATAGCAACCATTCCGATGGGCAGAGTGGGGCGGGTCGAGGAACTGGCGAAGATGGTGGCGTGGCTGCTGTCGGAGGACGCGTCGTATGTGACCGGGCAGACGATGCTGTTGGATGGCGGGATGGTGAAGGGACTTTGA
- a CDS encoding DUF2461 domain-containing protein, with translation MPEPAFFTADVFDFLRHLKRNNKREWFNRNKDRYIQVAQDPALRFITAFADPLARISPHFVADARPTRGSLFRIYRDTRFSHDKKPYKTHIGIQFRHEKGKDVHAPGFYVHLEPDGCFVAAGIWHPDSRALTQIRGAIVARPEAWKKSVKKLELSGDSLTRPPKGFAGDHPLIEDLKRKDFIASVALTEKQISSSACMREITAACKSMAPLVAFTTTAMELKF, from the coding sequence ATGCCGGAGCCAGCCTTCTTCACCGCCGATGTCTTCGACTTCCTCCGCCACCTCAAGCGGAACAACAAGCGGGAATGGTTCAATCGCAACAAAGACCGCTACATTCAGGTCGCACAGGATCCCGCGCTCCGTTTCATTACGGCTTTCGCTGACCCGCTCGCACGCATCAGCCCGCACTTCGTTGCCGACGCCCGCCCTACTCGCGGCTCGCTCTTCCGCATTTATCGCGACACCCGTTTCTCGCACGACAAGAAACCCTACAAGACCCACATCGGAATCCAGTTCCGTCACGAGAAAGGGAAGGACGTCCATGCCCCCGGGTTTTATGTACATCTGGAACCCGATGGCTGCTTTGTAGCCGCCGGCATCTGGCACCCCGATTCGCGCGCGCTCACGCAAATTCGCGGCGCGATCGTCGCCCGTCCCGAAGCATGGAAGAAATCAGTGAAGAAGCTCGAACTCTCCGGGGACTCGCTCACCCGTCCACCGAAGGGTTTCGCCGGCGATCATCCGCTCATCGAAGATCTGAAGCGCAAAGATTTCATCGCTTCGGTCGCGCTCACCGAAAAGCAGATCTCCAGCTCAGCCTGCATGCGTGAGATCACGGCGGCCTGCAAGTCGATGGCGCCGCTCGTCGCGTTCACAACGACAGCCATGGAATTGAAATTCTAA
- a CDS encoding beta-class carbonic anhydrase: MSAINRVLEANHKNSLHYDPREVSPHPRMALAVLTCMDTRISLPALGLKVGDAHMIRNAGGIATDDAIRSLVVSHYLLGTNEIMVINHTDCGLMKASESDLHHKISTEAGKPANASVKFHAFHDVNANVREQIEQLYAHTWLKGRVKIRGFVFEVETGRLREVPR; encoded by the coding sequence GTGTCCGCTATCAATCGCGTTCTGGAAGCAAACCACAAGAATTCCCTGCACTACGATCCCCGCGAAGTATCGCCGCACCCGCGCATGGCGCTGGCGGTTCTCACCTGCATGGATACGCGCATCTCTCTCCCCGCATTGGGATTGAAAGTAGGAGATGCGCACATGATCCGCAACGCCGGTGGCATCGCGACGGACGATGCGATCCGATCGCTGGTGGTTTCGCATTACCTCTTGGGGACGAACGAGATCATGGTCATCAACCACACTGACTGCGGATTAATGAAAGCCAGCGAGTCGGACCTTCACCACAAGATATCGACCGAGGCAGGTAAACCGGCGAATGCCTCGGTGAAGTTCCACGCCTTCCACGATGTGAACGCGAACGTCCGTGAGCAAATAGAACAGCTCTACGCTCATACCTGGCTGAAGGGGCGCGTCAAGATTCGCGGTTTCGTGTTCGAGGTTGAGACCGGACGGTTACGCGAAGTGCCGCGCTAG
- a CDS encoding ABC transporter ATP-binding protein, with the protein MTEETALIDFREITVMRGDTLALDGLSLKIAARENVAIIGPNGCGKSTLLKTITRELYPLASEGTSARIMGREQWDVAELREHLGVVSNDLFAGSEKDPRGLEIAISGFFSSWGLWPHHHPTEQMIERSTAAMRQMGVEHLAKRRYSQMSSGERKRVLISRALVHDPDTLVLDEPSDSLDLAMLKDLQSRLRQLAQTGTGIVMVTHHLHEVVPEITRVVLLRKGRVFRDGAKREVLTRANLSELYETDVEPVERDGFYQYW; encoded by the coding sequence ATGACAGAAGAAACTGCGCTGATTGATTTTCGAGAGATCACTGTGATGCGCGGGGACACGCTGGCGCTCGATGGGCTGTCGTTGAAGATTGCTGCCCGCGAGAACGTCGCGATCATCGGGCCAAACGGATGTGGAAAGTCCACGCTGCTGAAGACCATCACGCGTGAGTTGTACCCGCTCGCAAGTGAAGGAACGAGTGCGCGGATCATGGGCCGAGAGCAGTGGGATGTGGCGGAGTTGCGCGAACACCTCGGCGTGGTATCGAACGATTTGTTCGCCGGCAGCGAGAAGGACCCGCGTGGACTGGAGATCGCGATCTCGGGCTTCTTCAGTAGTTGGGGGTTGTGGCCGCACCATCATCCGACCGAACAGATGATCGAGCGTTCCACGGCTGCGATGCGACAGATGGGAGTTGAGCACCTGGCAAAACGGCGTTATAGCCAGATGTCGTCGGGCGAGCGGAAACGAGTGCTCATCAGCCGGGCGCTGGTGCACGACCCGGACACACTGGTCCTCGATGAACCGAGCGACAGCCTGGATTTAGCGATGCTGAAAGACCTGCAGAGCCGCTTGCGGCAACTGGCGCAGACTGGAACAGGGATCGTTATGGTGACGCATCATCTACACGAGGTGGTGCCGGAAATCACGCGAGTGGTGCTGCTACGCAAGGGGCGTGTCTTTCGTGACGGTGCGAAACGCGAAGTGCTGACGCGCGCGAACCTTTCGGAACTCTACGAGACGGATGTTGAGCCGGTGGAGAGAGACGGGTTCTATCAGTACTGGTAG
- a CDS encoding metallophosphoesterase: MNIRALAFSAVLLVPSILPAQKTWNFVVSGDSRNCGDIVMPAIAEGVKNDNGQFYWHLGDLRAIFAVDEDIAKRATGVPPASLAEYQKMAWKDAIDNQLRPFLGTQVYLGIGNHETIPPKTRAEFVETFLRWLASPALQKNRQADTPGDSSVTTWYHWRQQGIEFINLDNASETEFEPAQIQWFEKVLADVKSSPDVKAVVVGMHAALPNSLAAGHSMNNWKTGDVTGVRIYNDLLELQKQSKKNVYILASHSHFYMKGIFDTDYWKSNGGVLSGWIVGTAGAHRYKLPEDAHKAAEAKTNVYGYLLATAHDDGTVDFKFKELKESSIPKDVVDRFGKPLVHECFVGNSDQPH, from the coding sequence ATGAACATTCGCGCACTGGCCTTCTCGGCCGTTCTCCTCGTTCCCTCAATTCTTCCCGCTCAAAAAACGTGGAATTTTGTCGTCTCCGGCGACTCGCGCAATTGCGGCGACATCGTGATGCCCGCCATCGCCGAAGGCGTGAAGAACGACAATGGACAGTTCTACTGGCACCTCGGCGACTTGCGCGCCATCTTCGCCGTGGATGAAGACATCGCGAAGCGCGCCACGGGCGTGCCGCCAGCCTCGCTGGCTGAGTATCAGAAAATGGCATGGAAGGACGCCATTGATAATCAGCTTCGGCCCTTCCTCGGAACCCAGGTTTATCTCGGCATCGGCAATCACGAAACCATTCCGCCAAAAACTCGCGCCGAATTTGTCGAAACCTTCCTTCGTTGGCTCGCCTCGCCCGCGCTTCAGAAGAACCGCCAAGCGGATACACCTGGCGATTCCTCGGTGACGACCTGGTATCACTGGCGACAGCAGGGAATTGAATTCATCAATCTCGATAACGCCTCCGAAACCGAGTTCGAACCCGCACAAATACAGTGGTTCGAGAAGGTGCTCGCCGACGTCAAGTCGAGCCCGGACGTCAAAGCGGTGGTGGTCGGGATGCACGCCGCGCTGCCCAACAGCCTCGCCGCCGGACACAGCATGAATAACTGGAAGACGGGCGACGTCACCGGCGTTCGCATCTACAACGACTTGCTCGAACTTCAGAAACAGTCGAAGAAAAACGTCTACATTCTGGCCAGCCACTCGCACTTTTATATGAAGGGTATCTTCGATACCGACTACTGGAAATCGAACGGCGGCGTGCTCTCGGGATGGATCGTCGGAACCGCCGGCGCGCATCGCTACAAACTGCCTGAGGATGCACACAAGGCGGCGGAAGCAAAAACCAACGTCTACGGCTACCTGCTCGCGACCGCGCACGATGACGGCACAGTGGATTTCAAATTCAAAGAATTGAAAGAGTCCAGTATCCCGAAGGACGTAGTTGATCGCTTTGGCAAGCCGCTGGTCCACGAGTGCTTCGTCGGCAACTCCGACCAACCGCACTAG
- a CDS encoding prepilin-type N-terminal cleavage/methylation domain-containing protein yields the protein MSKQKGFSLIELLIVVAIILIIAAIAIPNLLRSRMAANEASAVSSVRSINTAQIAYNATYPTAGYATTMAALGPGATDCSSPGAATSANSCLLDNVLSSGKKAGYSFVISASASTPNTDYAVNANPVNPGSSGQRYFYSNAGGVIRYNQSAPATSNDIPIQ from the coding sequence TTGAGCAAGCAAAAGGGTTTCTCGCTCATCGAACTTCTGATCGTCGTTGCGATCATCCTGATCATCGCAGCGATTGCGATCCCGAATTTATTGCGCTCCCGCATGGCGGCCAATGAGGCCTCTGCCGTGAGTTCGGTTCGGTCAATCAATACCGCGCAGATCGCTTACAACGCCACGTATCCGACCGCCGGCTACGCCACGACGATGGCCGCTCTCGGGCCAGGTGCCACGGATTGTTCGTCGCCTGGTGCGGCGACTTCAGCAAACTCGTGTCTGTTAGATAATGTGCTGTCGTCCGGGAAGAAAGCTGGATATTCGTTCGTGATCTCGGCATCGGCGAGCACGCCGAACACGGACTACGCCGTCAACGCGAACCCGGTGAACCCCGGCAGCAGCGGACAACGCTACTTCTATTCCAATGCCGGTGGCGTGATTCGGTACAACCAGTCCGCACCCGCAACTTCCAACGATATTCCAATCCAATAG